The proteins below come from a single Asanoa ferruginea genomic window:
- a CDS encoding glycosyltransferase family 4 protein produces the protein MTSPTRGRVVMIVDNGVVGDSRVQKAARSAADLGWDVVLLGVLGGGSPQETWRIGDAQVRLLRVGRGLGRRPTEFQRSLRRPLAYPPGYQAGYRIQKIKARQAALRERWTALEVAGGRLREVSGKAVLTPLRALAKATSLWVRFRARELRRLKAARENPATPLTRLSIAAWQKLLGDRAWRRLDPGLWDYEIAFAPVIDALAPDIIHAHDFRMVGVGVRARMRARAVGRDTRLLWDAHEFVAGINGRPDNPRWLPGQVSYVAEYAPAADAVVTVSDTLADLLQETHGLASRPRVVLNAPAADPPEKDPSIPTPDLRALCGVGPGTPLLVYSGAVNPSRGVDVMVDALPQLPDAHIALVTLHPSVSVPAADALRERAVALGVADRVHLLPYVPHWQVAEFLAAADVGVVPILHNLNHELALITKFLEYAHARLPIVVSDVRTMAETTRATGQGEVFTAGDVDDYVRAVRAVLADPQRYRAAYDKPALLEAWTWEAQTRVLDESYVELMGGRKSGS, from the coding sequence CTGGCGGATCGGCGACGCGCAGGTGCGGCTGCTGCGGGTCGGCCGCGGCCTCGGGCGGCGCCCCACCGAGTTCCAGCGCTCCCTGCGACGCCCGCTGGCCTACCCGCCGGGCTACCAGGCCGGCTACCGGATCCAGAAGATCAAGGCCCGGCAGGCCGCGCTGCGCGAGCGCTGGACGGCCCTGGAGGTTGCCGGTGGTCGGCTGCGCGAGGTGTCCGGCAAGGCCGTGCTCACCCCGCTGCGGGCGCTGGCGAAGGCGACCAGCCTCTGGGTCCGCTTCCGGGCCCGTGAGCTGCGCCGGCTGAAGGCCGCCCGGGAAAACCCGGCCACACCGTTGACCAGGCTGTCGATCGCGGCCTGGCAGAAGCTGCTCGGCGACCGGGCCTGGCGCCGGCTCGACCCCGGCCTGTGGGACTACGAGATCGCGTTCGCGCCGGTGATCGACGCGTTGGCGCCCGACATCATCCACGCGCACGACTTCCGGATGGTCGGCGTCGGCGTCCGGGCCCGGATGCGGGCGCGGGCGGTGGGCCGCGACACCCGCCTGCTCTGGGACGCGCACGAGTTCGTCGCCGGGATCAACGGCCGGCCGGACAACCCGCGCTGGCTGCCGGGCCAGGTGTCCTACGTGGCGGAGTACGCGCCGGCCGCCGACGCGGTCGTGACCGTTTCCGACACCCTCGCCGACCTGCTCCAGGAGACCCACGGGCTGGCGTCCCGGCCGCGGGTCGTGCTCAACGCCCCCGCCGCCGACCCGCCGGAGAAGGACCCGAGCATCCCCACGCCCGACCTGCGCGCCCTCTGCGGGGTCGGTCCGGGCACGCCGCTGCTCGTCTACAGCGGCGCCGTCAACCCGTCCCGCGGCGTCGACGTGATGGTCGACGCGCTGCCACAGTTGCCCGACGCGCACATCGCGCTCGTGACGCTGCACCCCAGCGTCAGCGTTCCGGCCGCCGACGCGCTGCGCGAGCGCGCGGTAGCGCTCGGCGTCGCCGACCGCGTCCACCTGTTGCCCTATGTGCCGCACTGGCAGGTCGCCGAGTTCCTGGCCGCGGCCGACGTGGGTGTCGTGCCGATCCTGCACAACCTCAACCACGAACTGGCTCTGATCACCAAGTTCCTGGAGTACGCGCACGCCCGGCTGCCGATCGTGGTCAGCGACGTGCGCACGATGGCCGAGACCACCCGGGCCACCGGCCAGGGCGAGGTCTTCACGGCCGGCGATGTCGACGACTACGTCCGTGCCGTGCGCGCCGTTCTCGCCGACCCGCAGCGCTACCGGGCCGCCTACGACAAGCCCGCGCTGCTGGAGGCGTGGACCTGGGAAGCGCAGACCCGGGTGCTCGACGAGAGCTACGTCGAGCTGATGGGCGGCAGGAAGAGCGGGTCGTAG